Proteins encoded by one window of Candidatus Bathyarchaeota archaeon:
- a CDS encoding glycoside hydrolase family 3 C-terminal domain-containing protein, whose translation MRETVEIESKIKILLKEMTLEEKIAQLGSCEASGKSAKRLLDSNRFSEERARELLGKGIGEITRLAGGMGEGVSPRDIAKTANMIQRFLVEKTRLGIPAIIHEECLSGLMAYGATTFPQAIGLASTWDPDLVTEVTTSIRRQMRAVGAHQGLAPVLDVTRDPRWGRNEETFGEDPYLVASIGVAYIKGLQGEDLRDGIIATPKHFAAHGFSEGGRNQAPVHVPPRELREVFLFPFEAAVKEAGALSLMNAYHDIDGVPCASSKMLLTEILRHEWGFKGFVVSDYWAIRMLKTFHHVAKDEEDAAIQALEAGIDVELPHSEYYDEPLLNAVKNGKISEAVIDEAVSRVLRAKFLLGLFDNPYVDEAAASEAFETQEDRDLALRAARKSIVLLKNDGILPLAKNLTKIAVIGPNADSTRNLVGDYSYTGHFSCKSDSVRIVSILEGIKRKVSKETEVCYAKGCDISDLSRDGFKEAVEAARDAEVVVAVLGEKSGLSPTDVTGEGRDQADLNLPGVQEDLVKAIYEVNKRIVVVLVNGRPLAVKWIAEKCAALLEAWFPGEEGGNAVADVLFGDYNPGGKLPVSFPQHVGQIPVNYNRRSTSFGSYVFLSSKPLFPFGHGLSYTKFEYSSLTVEPEKVGPAGKITISCMVKNVGDKRGDEVVQLYIRDEVASVTRPLKELKGFRRITLEPGEIKTVTFRLSVDQLAFYDRDMRLIVEPGVFKVMIGSSSDDIRLEGLFEVVGEAKVTPSTRTFFSEVYIK comes from the coding sequence ATGAGAGAAACTGTAGAGATCGAATCCAAGATTAAAATCCTACTAAAAGAGATGACTCTTGAAGAGAAAATAGCTCAATTAGGTTCCTGTGAGGCTTCAGGAAAATCTGCCAAGAGACTCTTAGATTCAAACAGATTTTCTGAGGAGAGAGCGAGGGAATTACTAGGCAAGGGAATAGGAGAAATAACACGTCTAGCAGGAGGAATGGGCGAGGGAGTAAGCCCAAGGGACATCGCGAAAACCGCAAATATGATTCAACGTTTTTTGGTTGAAAAAACTAGACTCGGAATACCAGCAATTATACATGAGGAATGCCTAAGCGGGCTTATGGCCTACGGGGCGACAACATTTCCTCAGGCAATAGGTCTCGCGAGCACATGGGATCCCGATCTTGTTACAGAGGTAACTACGTCAATTAGGCGGCAGATGAGGGCGGTAGGCGCACATCAAGGACTTGCACCCGTGCTAGATGTTACTAGGGATCCGCGATGGGGGAGGAACGAGGAGACATTTGGAGAGGATCCATATCTGGTAGCATCGATTGGGGTTGCATATATTAAAGGACTTCAAGGAGAGGATTTGAGAGATGGGATAATAGCGACACCTAAGCACTTCGCGGCACATGGCTTCTCCGAGGGGGGTAGAAACCAGGCTCCTGTGCACGTTCCGCCAAGGGAACTGAGGGAAGTTTTTCTTTTTCCCTTCGAGGCAGCAGTAAAGGAGGCGGGAGCACTCTCTCTAATGAATGCATACCATGACATAGACGGCGTTCCATGCGCCTCTTCAAAAATGCTTCTCACAGAGATTCTCAGGCATGAGTGGGGATTCAAGGGGTTTGTTGTCTCGGACTATTGGGCTATCCGCATGCTGAAGACTTTTCACCATGTTGCTAAAGATGAGGAGGACGCCGCGATCCAAGCTTTGGAGGCCGGCATAGATGTTGAACTTCCACACAGCGAATACTACGATGAACCTCTTCTTAACGCCGTTAAGAATGGAAAGATATCTGAAGCCGTTATTGACGAGGCTGTCTCAAGAGTTCTGAGAGCAAAATTTCTTTTAGGACTTTTCGACAACCCATATGTGGATGAAGCAGCAGCCTCCGAGGCTTTCGAGACACAAGAAGATCGTGATCTCGCTCTTAGAGCTGCAAGAAAATCTATCGTACTTCTAAAGAATGACGGCATACTGCCACTCGCCAAGAACTTAACTAAGATAGCTGTTATAGGACCTAATGCGGACAGCACAAGAAATCTGGTTGGCGACTACAGCTACACTGGGCATTTCTCATGTAAGAGTGATTCTGTCCGCATTGTAAGCATTCTAGAGGGAATAAAGAGGAAGGTCTCAAAGGAAACTGAGGTATGCTACGCGAAAGGATGCGATATTTCCGATCTATCTAGGGATGGTTTTAAAGAGGCCGTAGAAGCGGCTAGAGACGCTGAGGTCGTAGTTGCTGTTCTCGGAGAAAAGTCCGGACTATCGCCAACCGATGTTACTGGTGAAGGAAGGGATCAAGCAGATCTCAATCTTCCAGGAGTGCAAGAAGATCTAGTCAAAGCTATTTATGAAGTAAACAAGAGGATAGTAGTCGTTCTTGTAAATGGCAGACCATTAGCGGTAAAATGGATTGCTGAGAAATGCGCCGCCCTGCTTGAAGCTTGGTTCCCTGGGGAGGAAGGTGGAAACGCTGTGGCCGATGTCCTCTTCGGCGACTATAATCCAGGCGGTAAACTTCCAGTATCTTTTCCTCAGCACGTTGGTCAGATTCCTGTAAACTATAATAGAAGATCCACATCGTTTGGTAGCTACGTCTTTCTATCATCAAAGCCTCTGTTTCCATTTGGTCACGGATTGAGCTACACAAAGTTCGAGTACAGCTCTCTTACGGTTGAGCCTGAAAAGGTCGGACCAGCTGGAAAGATAACGATAAGCTGCATGGTGAAGAATGTTGGCGATAAAAGAGGAGACGAAGTAGTTCAGCTATACATACGTGACGAGGTGGCCTCTGTCACTCGACCCTTAAAGGAACTTAAAGGCTTTAGGAGGATAACACTTGAGCCTGGAGAAATAAAGACTGTTACTTTTAGACTTTCTGTGGATCAACTTGCTTTCTATGATAGGGATATGAGGTTGATAGTTGAGCCGGGAGTTTTCAAGGTAATGATAGGCAGCTCATCTGATGATATCAGGCTGGAGGGACTATTCGAAGTGGTTGGCGAAGCTAAGGTCACACCTTCTACGCGCACATTTTTCAGTGAAGTCTACATAAAGTAA
- a CDS encoding class II glutamine amidotransferase has product MCRLLGMFSITPTSAAKYLVEDPCSLYVQSMCDKERLQSDGWGIGYYTESGICLHVSEKPVYEETEKFFKTAANAISRIIIAHVRRASNPRELPRHMLISKENSQPFRFENYLFAHNGTITIPDEVAENLGEWKCRVRGVNDSEIYFWYIIKEMKNGASFAEALTKFENDLSDIWNRNRHKYPNKERPFIGLNTVFSDGQNLYAYCRYHEIDVKNRSICFGDQPSLQMSYLNLGELVVIASEKTNREKWDNLRSGELLTATVEGGEVKVAIQSIT; this is encoded by the coding sequence ATGTGCAGGCTGCTAGGCATGTTCTCTATCACGCCAACCAGCGCGGCCAAATATCTGGTTGAGGATCCCTGCAGTCTATACGTTCAGAGCATGTGCGACAAAGAACGACTGCAGTCTGATGGTTGGGGTATAGGCTATTATACCGAGTCCGGCATATGTTTGCATGTAAGCGAGAAACCAGTCTATGAAGAAACAGAAAAATTCTTTAAAACTGCGGCAAACGCGATTTCCCGCATAATAATAGCGCATGTTAGAAGGGCAAGTAATCCACGTGAATTGCCTAGGCATATGTTGATCTCGAAAGAAAATTCTCAGCCATTTAGATTCGAGAATTATTTGTTCGCCCACAACGGAACTATCACAATTCCTGATGAAGTTGCTGAAAATTTAGGCGAATGGAAATGTAGAGTAAGAGGGGTCAACGACAGTGAAATCTATTTTTGGTATATTATTAAGGAGATGAAGAATGGAGCAAGTTTTGCGGAGGCGTTGACAAAATTCGAAAATGATCTTTCGGATATCTGGAATAGGAACAGGCATAAGTATCCGAATAAAGAAAGGCCTTTCATAGGTTTAAACACCGTCTTCAGCGACGGCCAGAATCTCTATGCATATTGTAGGTACCATGAAATCGATGTGAAAAACAGGTCTATCTGCTTCGGGGATCAGCCGTCTCTACAAATGTCTTATCTTAATCTCGGCGAACTTGTGGTGATAGCGTCGGAGAAAACAAATAGGGAGAAATGGGATAACTTAAGGAGCGGTGAGCTTTTAACGGCAACGGTTGAAGGTGGAGAGGTGAAGGTGGCCATTCAGAGTATAACATAA
- the nucS gene encoding endonuclease NucS, with amino-acid sequence MSNRKPTVTFQNPAIDEALNIIKSAISKRKVLIIIGNCWVNYEGRAKSKLEPGERILIIKEDSSVLVHRACGYEPINWQPADCILHTDRKRDTLVIRAIRKTPREVMSIFLDQIFQISVLDLVDRGGFFLYASEEDMQKAILARPSLIEDGLKPITFEKKVDPGFVDVYCEDNKGRMVVIEIKRRAAGRDAVLQLAKYVESVRGIVNRDVRGILVAPTIAKGAQNLLETFSLEFRRLDPRTCSTVLGDKNTKRLLDFY; translated from the coding sequence TTGAGCAATAGAAAACCTACAGTAACATTTCAAAATCCGGCTATCGATGAAGCGTTAAATATAATAAAATCAGCAATTTCAAAAAGAAAAGTTCTCATAATCATAGGCAATTGTTGGGTGAATTATGAGGGACGAGCAAAGTCAAAACTTGAGCCGGGAGAGAGGATCCTGATTATAAAAGAGGATTCTTCTGTTCTCGTTCACAGAGCATGCGGATATGAACCAATTAACTGGCAGCCAGCAGACTGCATTCTTCATACAGACAGAAAGAGGGATACGCTTGTAATCCGGGCAATTAGAAAAACGCCTAGGGAAGTTATGTCAATATTCTTAGATCAAATCTTCCAAATCTCGGTATTAGATCTTGTCGATAGAGGAGGGTTCTTTCTCTACGCCAGTGAAGAGGATATGCAAAAGGCTATATTAGCTAGACCATCTCTAATTGAGGATGGGTTGAAACCGATTACATTTGAAAAGAAAGTTGATCCGGGCTTTGTGGATGTTTATTGCGAAGACAATAAGGGCAGAATGGTTGTTATCGAAATAAAGAGAAGAGCCGCTGGTAGAGACGCGGTATTGCAACTAGCAAAGTATGTTGAATCAGTAAGAGGAATAGTGAACCGTGATGTAAGGGGAATTTTAGTGGCCCCAACTATTGCTAAGGGTGCACAGAATCTCCTGGAGACTTTTTCTTTGGAATTTCGACGGTTAGATCCAAGGACCTGCTCAACGGTATTAGGCGACAAGAATACCAAAAGGTTACTGGACTTTTACTGA
- a CDS encoding PqqD family protein, whose product MVLGRLLGRKKPKPAEIPRSEFLKMKPVRNPVLKFEKNKEGNTVIIIPLQRPEEGKSGGKKRRSILDSLAPPPKERRIELDSVGSIVWDLCDGEHTIEDIARYLNEKYKMLLSEAEVSLNTYFNQLSQKGLVGFIVPEETRARLEELSKKETEKKGKRKFPF is encoded by the coding sequence ATGGTGCTAGGCAGATTATTAGGTAGGAAGAAACCTAAGCCAGCCGAGATACCTAGAAGCGAATTTCTAAAGATGAAACCAGTGCGAAATCCTGTGCTTAAGTTTGAGAAAAATAAGGAGGGGAATACGGTCATCATAATTCCACTTCAGCGTCCCGAAGAAGGAAAATCAGGCGGGAAAAAGAGACGGTCAATCCTAGATTCACTCGCTCCTCCACCGAAAGAAAGACGAATTGAACTTGATAGTGTTGGGTCTATTGTATGGGATCTATGCGATGGGGAACACACCATTGAAGATATTGCAAGATACTTGAACGAAAAGTATAAGATGCTTTTAAGTGAAGCGGAAGTATCGCTTAACACTTATTTTAATCAATTGTCTCAAAAGGGGCTTGTTGGATTCATTGTACCAGAGGAAACTCGAGCCCGTTTAGAGGAGCTTTCCAAGAAAGAAACTGAGAAGAAGGGCAAGAGAAAATTTCCGTTTTGA
- a CDS encoding radical SAM protein, translated as MASLGICAICGDERPTISNSLKVCLACIRNNPEKAIRYTDEAHVRTRDAFGLPPLPPSADKGLECGMCGNQCVIGDGGKGFCGLVSNIGGRLIRNGGTPEKGILEWYYDPLPTNCVAWWFCPGCTGLGYPKYAKMRGAEKGYSNLAVFYGSCSFDCLFCQNWHFRYLSQKLSPAVSASELAEKVDAHVSCICFFGGDPSTQMPHALMTSELALARAKGEKRILRVCWETNGNMQRNFLIKAADLSLMSGGVMKFDLKAWDENLHRALCGVSNKRTLENFRVIGEEYFKERPDVPVLTASTLLIPGYIDAEEVERIASFIASIDPKIPYTLLAFYPQYAMRDLPLIDRIQAEKCYQAARKHLNNVRLGNLHLIQ; from the coding sequence GTGGCTAGTTTGGGCATTTGCGCCATCTGCGGTGATGAACGGCCAACAATTTCAAACTCTCTTAAGGTCTGCTTAGCATGCATAAGGAATAACCCTGAAAAGGCCATTAGATACACTGACGAAGCCCATGTCAGAACCAGAGATGCCTTTGGTCTTCCTCCACTCCCCCCATCAGCAGATAAAGGATTGGAATGTGGTATGTGTGGAAACCAATGTGTAATCGGTGATGGGGGGAAAGGTTTCTGCGGTCTAGTCTCAAATATTGGGGGGCGCTTGATCCGCAATGGCGGCACGCCGGAAAAGGGGATACTGGAATGGTATTATGACCCTCTTCCAACCAATTGTGTAGCATGGTGGTTCTGCCCAGGTTGCACAGGCTTAGGATACCCAAAATACGCCAAGATGCGAGGCGCTGAAAAGGGCTATAGCAACCTTGCCGTTTTCTATGGATCTTGCAGCTTTGACTGCCTTTTCTGCCAGAACTGGCATTTTCGATATCTTTCTCAAAAATTGAGTCCAGCAGTTTCAGCTTCAGAACTTGCGGAAAAAGTTGACGCGCATGTTTCATGCATCTGCTTCTTCGGCGGGGATCCTTCAACACAAATGCCCCATGCTTTAATGACAAGTGAGCTGGCCTTAGCAAGGGCTAAAGGGGAAAAACGCATCTTAAGGGTGTGCTGGGAAACAAACGGTAATATGCAGCGCAATTTCTTAATTAAGGCGGCTGACCTGTCATTAATGTCCGGCGGTGTTATGAAATTTGATCTGAAAGCATGGGACGAGAATCTTCATCGCGCACTTTGTGGTGTCTCTAACAAAAGAACCTTGGAAAACTTCAGGGTGATTGGAGAAGAATACTTCAAGGAAAGGCCGGATGTGCCAGTCTTGACAGCCAGTACGCTCCTCATTCCAGGCTATATTGATGCCGAGGAGGTGGAGCGAATAGCATCCTTTATAGCCAGCATTGATCCAAAAATTCCTTACACCTTGCTTGCTTTTTACCCACAATACGCCATGAGAGACCTCCCACTAATTGACAGGATCCAAGCAGAAAAATGCTATCAAGCTGCCAGGAAGCACCTGAATAACGTCAGATTGGGAAATCTCCATCTAATCCAATAG
- the nadC gene encoding carboxylating nicotinate-nucleotide diphosphorylase yields MARKLQEFLEEDIGLGDITTNAVVPEETHVRAEIVVKEDAVIAGIMEAKVLLQIAGLDFVFHVEDGEEVSSGKVIAEVKGNGRTVLSIERTLLNIMSRMSGIATITRRLVKMLQEDGLNVRIAATRKTAPGLRYFDKRAVMIGGGDPHRFRLDDAFLIKDNHIAVAGSISEAMMRLRKNAMFSKKIEVEVKTSEQAVEAAKLGADIIMIDNMTIEDARKTTQTLVNLGLRDKVLIEISGGINENNLLEYARLGPDIISLGYITHSVKSVDLSLEIVEVMPGKK; encoded by the coding sequence TTGGCGCGTAAGTTACAAGAATTTTTGGAGGAGGATATTGGCTTAGGAGACATCACAACAAATGCGGTGGTTCCTGAAGAAACCCATGTGAGGGCAGAAATAGTGGTCAAAGAGGACGCCGTCATCGCTGGGATTATGGAAGCTAAGGTTCTTCTTCAGATTGCTGGCTTGGACTTTGTCTTTCATGTGGAGGACGGTGAAGAAGTCAGTTCGGGTAAGGTAATTGCAGAAGTGAAAGGAAACGGTCGCACGGTTTTGTCGATAGAAAGGACGCTACTAAACATAATGTCACGCATGAGTGGAATCGCAACAATAACTAGGAGGCTTGTTAAGATGCTTCAGGAGGATGGCTTAAATGTTCGGATAGCTGCTACGAGGAAGACTGCGCCTGGTCTTCGATATTTCGACAAGAGAGCTGTCATGATAGGTGGGGGGGACCCACATCGCTTCAGGCTTGATGATGCTTTCCTGATTAAAGACAACCATATAGCGGTAGCCGGGTCGATAAGCGAGGCTATGATGAGGCTACGTAAGAATGCAATGTTCTCCAAGAAAATTGAGGTCGAGGTAAAAACTAGTGAACAAGCTGTGGAAGCTGCGAAGCTTGGAGCTGACATAATAATGATTGATAACATGACCATTGAAGATGCGAGAAAGACCACACAAACTTTGGTGAACTTGGGTCTTAGGGATAAGGTTCTGATCGAGATATCGGGCGGCATTAATGAGAATAATCTGCTCGAATATGCAAGACTTGGCCCCGACATCATCTCGCTTGGATACATCACCCACTCTGTCAAGTCAGTCGACTTAAGTCTCGAAATTGTCGAGGTTATGCCTGGAAAGAAATGA
- a CDS encoding class I SAM-dependent methyltransferase, which yields MSKLEFRRKRGAMKHYDRIADLYDSLYKHEQDKKIYSTLKYVGLAASDVVLDAGCGSGLLFPWLDGKVKVIVGVDISRCLLRIAASRSGGSSGTETHLILADASYLPIRKEIFDKIFAITLMQDVPEVDVVVEEIFRVAKNSSEIIITWLKKGGSVKGLKKAIRDRNARLSIIDVGGECKDLIIYASKLRDKNK from the coding sequence ATGTCCAAACTGGAGTTCCGCAGAAAACGTGGTGCGATGAAACATTACGATCGAATAGCTGATCTCTATGATTCGTTGTACAAGCATGAACAGGATAAAAAAATCTACTCGACTCTAAAATATGTGGGATTAGCAGCCTCTGATGTCGTTTTGGATGCTGGATGCGGAAGCGGTCTCCTCTTCCCTTGGCTTGATGGAAAGGTTAAGGTGATCGTTGGCGTCGACATATCCCGGTGTTTGCTAAGGATTGCAGCAAGCCGCTCAGGCGGCTCATCCGGTACAGAAACCCATTTGATTCTCGCTGATGCATCCTATCTCCCCATAAGGAAGGAGATTTTTGATAAAATCTTTGCTATTACACTCATGCAAGATGTTCCAGAAGTAGATGTAGTCGTTGAGGAAATTTTTAGGGTTGCAAAAAATAGCTCCGAGATAATAATCACTTGGCTTAAGAAAGGCGGCTCCGTTAAAGGGCTGAAAAAAGCAATAAGGGACAGAAATGCGCGGCTCTCAATCATAGATGTTGGGGGGGAATGCAAGGACCTCATAATCTACGCTTCAAAACTTAGGGATAAAAATAAATAG
- a CDS encoding aspartate dehydrogenase: protein MKIGAGLIGCGSIGTVISRAIDEGKAGNIELVAVYDLIQKHAEKLVQSLSRKPVIARSADELFENINIHLIIEAASQEAVKQYAFKAVEKGKDLMVLSTGALLDDEFLANLTDLLRRKGKRLFIPSGAIVGVDNVKSATIGRVHEVTLITRKPPISFEGSAFIAKSKIDPSKIKEPIVLFDGSAREAVKLFPQNVNVSATLSLAGIGPDRTRVKIITDPNIKEITHEVYVKGDFGEFWTKTVNKPFPSNPRTSYVAALSAIAALKRISENIVVGT, encoded by the coding sequence ATGAAGATTGGCGCAGGTCTAATCGGATGCGGTTCTATAGGAACAGTTATATCAAGGGCGATAGATGAAGGGAAAGCGGGGAATATTGAGCTGGTTGCTGTTTACGACCTTATTCAAAAGCATGCTGAAAAGTTGGTGCAGAGTCTTTCAAGGAAGCCAGTAATTGCAAGAAGTGCAGACGAACTCTTCGAGAACATAAACATCCATTTAATAATTGAGGCGGCCTCGCAGGAAGCTGTGAAACAATATGCATTCAAAGCCGTAGAAAAAGGAAAAGATTTAATGGTTCTTAGCACAGGTGCTCTTCTTGACGACGAATTCTTAGCGAATCTAACAGATCTTCTTAGAAGAAAAGGAAAGAGATTGTTTATCCCATCGGGAGCAATCGTCGGAGTGGATAATGTAAAATCTGCAACAATTGGAAGAGTGCATGAAGTTACACTTATAACTAGAAAACCTCCCATTAGTTTCGAAGGCTCCGCATTCATAGCGAAAAGCAAAATTGACCCTTCAAAAATCAAGGAGCCGATTGTATTATTTGATGGCTCTGCAAGAGAAGCTGTGAAGCTTTTCCCTCAGAACGTGAACGTTTCGGCCACCTTAAGCTTGGCTGGAATAGGACCTGACAGAACTAGAGTGAAGATAATAACAGATCCAAACATTAAAGAAATTACACATGAAGTTTACGTGAAAGGTGACTTTGGCGAATTTTGGACAAAGACAGTCAATAAACCATTCCCATCGAATCCGAGAACAAGTTATGTTGCCGCGCTTTCCGCAATAGCGGCATTAAAGAGAATAAGTGAGAATATAGTCGTCGGGACCTAA
- a CDS encoding tRNA (guanine(10)-N(2))-dimethyltransferase, with protein MKLDEETLIAANRLFGFPVDILEEGAAKILIPKSARSNIRSPSKSPVFYNPAMVLNRDIAVAVVQVFQKLLNRNITAAEPLAGCGVRGIRLAKEVRGIAKVFLNDINPEAIKVATFNVKLNSQTDLISLSNEDANLFLARFSGPHRRFDYVDIDPFGSPAPYIDSVIRALRDGGIIAITATDLATLCGVYPKTAFRRYGGYPLRTEYSRELAVRLVCSCLASIAAKYDVGVKILLSYGIGHYIRIYATSRYGARYADKSLNEIGFIAHCFNCLHREVIKNHFKALRLQCPECGSIMRVAGPLWIGRICEEEFCGKVRDEVENRDLKGKNIILKLLSKLEEEADAPTTYYEIDKICDKMNLSVPKTNDVIEELRKDNLKAAITHFSSKGVKTDASVNMMRDAIKRALTRF; from the coding sequence TTGAAACTCGATGAAGAAACCCTAATCGCGGCCAATAGACTTTTCGGTTTCCCAGTTGACATCTTAGAGGAGGGAGCCGCTAAAATCCTTATTCCAAAATCCGCGAGATCAAACATTCGCTCTCCTTCCAAATCTCCAGTATTCTACAACCCTGCGATGGTGCTTAACCGTGATATTGCTGTCGCCGTTGTCCAAGTATTCCAGAAGTTGTTGAACAGAAATATCACGGCAGCGGAGCCTCTTGCTGGCTGTGGAGTGAGGGGGATACGTTTGGCTAAGGAAGTGAGAGGTATTGCAAAGGTTTTCTTAAACGACATTAACCCAGAGGCTATTAAGGTTGCGACGTTCAATGTCAAATTGAACTCCCAAACTGACCTTATATCACTCTCAAATGAAGATGCAAATTTATTCTTAGCCCGCTTTTCAGGACCGCACAGAAGATTCGATTATGTCGACATAGATCCATTTGGGTCACCTGCCCCATATATTGACTCTGTGATTAGAGCTCTTCGGGACGGCGGCATAATTGCTATAACGGCAACTGACCTTGCTACTTTATGCGGTGTCTATCCGAAGACCGCCTTTAGAAGATACGGCGGCTATCCTTTAAGAACTGAATACTCTCGCGAATTAGCTGTTAGGCTAGTCTGCAGCTGCCTTGCTTCGATAGCTGCAAAATATGATGTGGGAGTAAAAATCCTGTTGAGCTATGGAATCGGCCACTATATTCGCATCTATGCCACATCTAGGTATGGAGCTAGGTATGCAGATAAAAGTCTTAATGAAATAGGTTTCATCGCTCACTGCTTTAATTGTCTTCACCGAGAGGTCATAAAGAATCATTTTAAGGCCCTAAGGCTCCAGTGTCCGGAGTGCGGTTCAATCATGAGAGTTGCGGGTCCCCTTTGGATTGGGAGGATATGCGAAGAGGAATTCTGCGGTAAAGTTAGGGATGAAGTAGAAAATCGTGATCTCAAAGGAAAAAACATTATTCTAAAACTATTATCGAAACTTGAAGAGGAGGCTGATGCGCCTACAACATATTACGAGATAGATAAGATATGCGATAAGATGAACCTTAGCGTCCCAAAAACAAATGATGTTATTGAAGAATTACGGAAGGACAACCTTAAAGCGGCTATAACACACTTCAGTAGCAAGGGAGTGAAGACAGATGCTTCTGTCAACATGATGCGAGATGCAATTAAAAGAGCTCTTACGCGATTCTGA
- a CDS encoding 30S ribosomal protein S30e, producing the protein MPTHGSLSKAGKVRSQTPKIEPMPKSRKPPRIRVRRNFEKRVLLQRRPGQNWL; encoded by the coding sequence ATGCCGACCCATGGAAGCCTTTCAAAGGCGGGGAAAGTACGTTCCCAAACACCGAAAATCGAGCCGATGCCGAAGAGTAGGAAGCCGCCTAGAATTAGAGTGAGGAGAAATTTTGAGAAGAGAGTCTTACTCCAGAGAAGACCGGGGCAGAACTGGCTTTAA
- a CDS encoding 30S ribosomal protein S17e — MGSVRPERVKRIAKMLYEKYPGRFSSDFEENKKIIESVANIPSKKFRNMIVGYVTRLAAEYGTADATGKESVEKS, encoded by the coding sequence TTGGGAAGCGTTCGTCCGGAGAGAGTTAAGAGGATTGCAAAGATGCTATACGAGAAATACCCGGGCAGATTTAGTAGCGACTTTGAAGAGAATAAGAAGATTATAGAGTCCGTCGCTAACATACCGTCAAAGAAATTTAGGAATATGATTGTTGGCTATGTAACACGCCTAGCAGCTGAATATGGAACGGCGGATGCTACAGGAAAGGAGAGTGTTGAGAAGTCATAA
- a CDS encoding NFYB/HAP3 family transcription factor subunit, translated as MGELAIAAMHRICKKAGAERVSESAAREMGRVLEEIGIKIGKEAIDWSMHAGRKTVKAEDIRRAAEKILGR; from the coding sequence ATGGGCGAGTTAGCAATAGCTGCCATGCATAGGATATGTAAAAAGGCTGGAGCCGAGAGAGTAAGTGAATCAGCGGCAAGAGAGATGGGTCGAGTCCTCGAGGAAATAGGTATAAAAATTGGCAAAGAAGCCATAGACTGGTCAATGCACGCAGGTCGAAAGACAGTTAAAGCAGAAGACATCCGAAGAGCTGCGGAAAAGATCCTAGGCAGATAG
- a CDS encoding MarR family transcriptional regulator codes for MGKTDEEILNLLSSSQPLTLYEIAEKLGKKPQIVFRALRKLFEEEKISCDPKTRRYRLEQ; via the coding sequence ATGGGAAAGACAGATGAGGAAATTTTGAATCTACTTAGCTCCTCTCAGCCCCTCACATTATATGAGATCGCTGAAAAACTTGGAAAGAAGCCACAGATTGTCTTCAGAGCCCTCAGGAAGCTATTCGAGGAAGAAAAAATATCCTGCGATCCTAAAACTCGCCGATACCGTCTAGAACAATAA